The DNA window ATCTGTTTTTCACAGGTTGTTGGTTGTTCCATTGGACTGGTTCCTGGGGTACAAAGCAGTGGAGAGACTAATGGGACAGAGACAAAGGCCCATGTGGTCCAAAGAGGGTCTTTTTATTGTATACCAAAGAAGTGTGAGATCAGTAAGTCAAATCACTTTTCAATGCTcagaattttacaaaattaatgatattttgacataattaaaattcacagaaaatttatatttatatatttatatttataatcagtctcaaaaattcaaacttatttttCAACTTGTAGATCACTATTTCATTCTTTGCAATTCAACCGACTCTGCCAAACCTGGGAAAGATGAGTGTGTTCCGTGTGGGAACAATACCTTTAATTTAGACAGAGTAAACACTGGTAATATTAATACCCCTTATCGATTACCGGAGCACCAAATCTGTACAAAACCTGAATGTGATTGTGGCCCAGAAGGTAAGTGCAACAAAAATCTTTGGTtgaaacctgaaaccataaaaaAAGAGTTCAGTTCTTTTATAGATTCCGTAGACTTGGAAAACATTGCAGTGTCTTTAATTTCAAGTGTTTGCAATAAAACAAGTTTTCATGAACATTAAgcaggtcgggtacactaccttatatggatagcattattgAACATGTGACAATATATTACGTCcaacagattctccaatccagtaAAAGAGACACAGAGCATGATGGTTTACATTgtgtttacgattcaacaaaTGCACatggtttttgtctgttttatacacaatattttattgGTTGCCGGAATATtcgtacatcttgatttttacttttgaaGGTAACAAAGGAAAGATTATGTACtattaactttgttccatgctcacataGAAGAATACTGTTGTTTCAGTTGATCAATTGTTGCATCAAAAACTGATCAGTATCAACAAAcagattttgataaataaaaaaactgtcTGCATAACTGTTTATTGgtgcactagaaataaatacaggtaactgtatattttaaacatgcatAAATAGCCACTGCagtaaaagaaatatacaaATGCAGGAGTGCAAGTTATGTAGCATATAGTACGCATTTTGTACGTTAATTAAGCATCTGATGAGTGTCCCTGCATGAAGAAAATATGAATTCACATTCTACTAATGTTGTCCAAAAAATATGGGgtattacatgaaaaaatggTACTCACTGCTTCTAATTCATTAGGACAttacctctcttttgaacatttACAATGGGATATATAAAGAAGTTGGCCTCATAAGGCCCCATAtgcagtattttttaaatatgagcATAGAATTGAAagacataattgtccatatttatttcataaactagctctgaaaaatcattcaaaatgagtttccaatAGGACAgttcaaaatggtatattttttcaatacactttgtatatactgaaacttgtagtagctggcccacaatgccttgcaactcattcatctgattggtttgtcgataaaaggaaacagatggctaatttagtatgcaaatttatgccgacATCACAAAATCTAGTGGTCTTGACCTGTTAAGCCACTGCGAATAAATTGcattattattgtataattattttttctcaagcaTCGAAGTTGTTAAGACAGTTACTTATCATTATTCCTCTGCTAAAAATCTATGGCTTACAAATTTTATTGTACTAGTTTTTGACTGATGAACCTTATTTCAGAACACATTCTTACATACATGCCaacttttgaaaatcttcaTGGGGGATTTTTCGCGAACGACATTTTTCATCTCTACAAATTCGCGACATTTAGtcgtaaaaatataatttgtctttttttgtatgttatcagaatttattcaatatatcCAAACAAGctaacaaatataaaacaaaaaggtTTATTCTTTAACAACAAATGTAAAACTTTCAACAAGTGTGCTTAAAATTCAGGTCCATGGTGAAAGAATCTGCAGCCAGGAAACATATGCTCTCTTTCTTTGGACAATGGCCTACAAAAAATATGatgcatatatattattaaatgcAGTGTTTGTCATAATGTTAATGTTATTATACAAATGGTTTACAATACACTTAACAATTTATTGTACTAACCTTcatctttaaaagattttttccaATGCAAAACGTTTGCATTCCGACTTCTGATCGACCTGAAGGGTGGATGCATTTACAGATATGCCATTCGCTGTAGCCACCATGGTTAAcgctaaaaatagtttaaagatAGTTACGCTAAGCttaatttaattctttaaacaatttaaagacttacaaattttaaaggaatttttaatCATAGTTAACTTTaaagtgaaaatgtttttacataCCATCACTCGGAAACATTTAGTGATTTACAAGCGATCGGTGACTGTCAGCATGGTCAGTTGCTTCATTCGTTCTTTATCTATTCAACAATTAACTTCGATCGCCTAGGTCGTTCTCTGCGTGTACAATACATGCCGATTAATTACTATCAACACACGCTCTCAGTAACTCCAATGAACTTCCAAACACATGTTCACACATCCCAAATCACGACATGTGCCACAGGTAAACAGTAATGGCAACCCTAAATCCCGATTTCTGATTGGCTGGCCAAACAGAAGCCGCGCGAGATATAAAATTCGTGTCGGAAATCGGGGTATCTTGTCGTAATATTTACGAAATCGGGATTTCTGTACAATTTACAAATCCCGATCGGGAAATCGGGATCGATGCTTCAAATCGGGAAAATCCCGACTAGATCGGGAAGGTTGGCATGTATGTTCTTACATACAATTGATTTCAAAAGATTCCTTGACattttactactgatatcatcacttcacttgcctcttatatttttttaaactccaTCACCAACCCCTTTAAAGTGAAGTGGAACAGTTTGTTtgtatgtaaaaatttcaactCTTGATATTGGTACAAATTTAACGTACTTCAATTTTTGAGGTTTGTAAGCCTGTTGAAGAAAAAGTTTTAGGCAAATAAAGTACCTATATCAGTTGTTAATTGACTGAAGAATTTATTTGTACCAATTATTtccacagaatttgtgtgaaaataaggttattcagtccaaaactagcagTATTTTTTGTGTACcataaattgcagttttttttaccCATGagtggcactgtagctcccaggtcgtccattggaattttttcagaccgggggCTACAGACCTGCAGGTAATCAAAATTGATGCTTTGCCTCTCGTTTTATCCAATGATCCACCCCTGGCATTAAGACGTGATCAGACCCTTCGGATCAAGttactattataataatttatatttatatggtaTAAATTTTCTCtgttcatataaaatatttttttaaaaatcatgataatttttaattaaaaaagaaattgattaaTCTGGGAAATCTGTGGAATTAAAACCATGCATTGTCAATGGGATGTACCATCAcaacaaatcatgaaatttggacataaaaaaaatgtataatttgtgAGTTAGGAACAGAAAAGAAGtgtaattcatttcttttgcTTTAGGTAGTTAAAAGATACCATTTGTATCATTCTTTAAATagagtattttaaaattttgtcacTTTGTAACAGTAAATCTCacaaatttgtgattttttttttttaggtttcaTTGTGAATGAACATGAATGCAATATCAACGGAGCACAGAAGAACTGTATTTGTAATGCAAATAAAGGTTACTGTGGTCATGACTATCGAAAGTGTGTTAAATGGAATGGGGCAGAATCTGATATCCCAGTAGATTGGGGATTGACACCAAATTGTAAGTTTTCTAGAAAatagaatatatttaatattagtGAAGTtagaatatatttaatattagtGAAGTGAGTAACTGGTAATTTGGAATTTATGTTAGGAAATACatatggaatcattctttgagtattatgaggtgataattttggtctggaagtggtcaaatccaataaaattGATCACActctgaccgaaattatcatctcatataATTCaaggaatgattccttattacttatataattatgtataattttCAGCAGTTGTACGATAAAATGTaatattgacatatttatgtgattttaatttcttttaattatgcaAACCTCACTTGCACTGGAACAATATGTTAATCAAATTTTTTGGACTGTTAATTACAAAATGGATTCAAAGTGTTTtaacagacaaagacactgaaaaatttgaatacttGTTGTTAGATCTTCAACATGTTTAGAATATGGTATAGAAGCAGTTTTATAAGTGTAAATTCAATTAGGATAATTTCAGAACttaccgtattttcccgacgaaTCGTCGatagccaaaattttaacaaaatcctacgatACGTCGATTCAGATGACATATGTCGATCTTATCACTTCTAAATGGcgtataaaactgcagtaacattatcagtgtatgatgccacgatgtccccgatattgctaccaagtattattaatgattaacatttaaacaattatactTAATAAAGCAATATGCAATAAAGACTCTAAAATCTATCTTAAAATGCAAAATTGACACCTTCTGACAGGCCCGTCTATGGTACTCGGGTGACCGCCAAGGCCTgtaggcctcttgtttgttaCATATGAGCAATTTTATATGtgtcatgaacaatatgaaatttgctgaaatAGACATGGAACGAACATTGTGTTTTTGAGAACAGGCTTttgcacaaaaaatataatgtattttaatcaaaactAAAGTGTTTCTGTATCCATTCAGCAAAGACGACCAGTTGTTGACATTGAAGTTTTTTCTTCAGGTCTTTTTTATAGTGTAGAAAAGCATAGAAGGTTAAAGACAAATAATACTGAATTACTGCTCAATAATCTACACAAAAAACTTTTCTTCTTTCGGTAAGCTTTAAACATACATGGAAAAGGAATCTGTATATGGTGTAAGAAAAGTGCTTACTTGGTTTAGCGGGGCTTTCAATGGTGGTGCAGCAGACATGGACAGTGTGTGCTGTTGGTTTTGGGAGACCTTGGGTAAACTTTCCTAGACATGTATGACAATTGTATGGAAGTGTCACAGTCTGTCTGCATGTTGAATTGGATTGCTGCATGTAATGACCTTTAAAATTACAAGTATTACGTAGAAATTTTTCCTCCGACATTATctgatatataaaaattaatgcatGTATTCTAAACATATCATAGTCTTTTCAAACTCCTTTAACAATGCCAATTCAATGCATCTTATGTTGTTAGTGTTGTACATATTCTTCTTGATTTCATGGCCCTATTTTCTGCCAAATATCATtcacgccaaatataatatttttacattataattgacaaaaatcttatcttttaaaaacataagaTCCTTTGATCTGCTCACAAAGATCTTGCATGTGTGTGCATGTGCATTGTATAGATTGACTAGATCCCAAAAATAGAAATTTCTGCCCTGGCATAAGAATGAATGCTTCATGCTGTTTTCAAACAACATGTATTGATATGATATTTGAAATAGATACAACATTGCTAAACTGAGATTGCTATATGccatttttttaagattaaccAAAGTGCTGATGATATAAAaacacctcagtacacttttatattttgaatttatatatattaagtgataattaaatatttaatattaatttgcgAGTTGTTAGATATTGATTATTGTTCTTGGATGATATTTTAGAAATACTTGTATGATTTTATGCcacatatttctttaattttaggCAGCATCCAGAAGTGTGAGAAGGGGTACTCTAAACCTTACGTAGGATATGGTGCATGTAAAAAATAGTAAgtcatatgaaaataaatagtttttacTTGATCACTTTTTAGCTTAATAAGACAAAGTCAAAAGGGGGGAGGGGACTAATGTTACACAGAGTTTGACACTAACGGTAGCCCGCTAGCCAGGGACAACTGTAACTTGTGGTCGGGCTACCAAACAAGTTATAAAGGTTGTCCTGTGGGgctactgaaattttaaataccatactactgtggaatcattaaatttcgtgggggccaattttcgtggattttgttaaattttacaagttcgtggggacgtaatttcgtgtattctgtTAAACCTAccaaggaaatatgactttattacaataatttattaattcgtggaggatgttaattcgtggatgagaggtacccacgaattccatgaaaattgagccaccacgaaatctaatgattccacagtatcagTCAAagcaatgtttaaatatttttaaaaatgtaatatacaaATTCCAAATATTCGCTACAAAGATTTTGAATCATCGGTGCGAGATAACTCGGTCTCTCTACTATGTTTTTGTTCGACCTTGTTTTGGTCCAACTTATCAAAAATCTGGATTATCAAAGTGTTTGAAACGTCAGTAAATTAACAAGCGGTGCACCGATGTAGACAATTGATCTAGGAAAAATATGGCATTGCCTATTGGATCAAGAATATCACCGATGGTTCTACCGCTGTTAACATAACCAGGTgtcaattttctttaaagatttGGCATTATTATGAGTTATAAGTCTTGAGTTAAATCTCTTTATTCGGGAACAACAAATGGAACAGATGAAATCTTGGTAAcagtacttttttttaaattaaaaaattgacagATAAATATAGGCCTACTTGcctaaataaattttgtttcttcTGTTAAggtgaaaaaatcattttacttcTTATTGATAAAGTTAcaattttgctaaaaaatacAGCCAAAATGCAGCATTTGGCATATTTATTTCCAAAATTTCCCGGGGGTGGCTTCCTGTGCCCCGCCCCCCGCCAGGAGGGGGAAATCCCCTCCCGCACCTACCCCTTTCGTTGCTCTGCAACTCGGCCAGCAGACTTTGGCTGCTGGGCTACAAATTCACGGACAGGGATAGTAAGAATTATAATTTGGTAGCCCTGCAGGCAACCATAGATTTTAAGATAGTGTCTACCCCTGTTACACCCTTGGCATTGGCTTCCAGACCTGGTTCAATTTTTTGGAGCAGGTCCTATATCTGTTTTATTATTGGTCCTATTTTCActgacttggatgctgaatttgACCCATAAATTAATTTCCAATGATTGaacaggtgccctttgatggccATATCTAAGTTATTATGGTCATaactatcttcaccaaacttgcatggatggtgcatcttatgatacatGAACTATAGACAGGCTTGATTATGCTGAATCTTAGCCATAGGTTCCatatgctggaggaggttaaggtttttggagcaggtgccctttgatggccATTCTGAAATATTATTCTATCTTTGCTTAGAttgtgcatcttatgatacatATATACAACTGataggcttgaatgctgaatctgtgGTTTGATggcttattattttattatatcagATTAAAGTTCCTCAGGCTTTTCTTAGTactttgtaaaaattgtttgcATAATGGCCATcggacatattttttttttcatatgcataCAGACACTGCTTACGagatttttacttaaattaaCTAGGTTAAAGAATCACAATAAAATctgaacaaatatatatattttattgctaGTGTCAAAAGTTGACCATTCTTCATTTGGTTTTCTATTACTTTCTACACTTTGTGTCCCTAGTACCAACAAATTGACCACTACTCAGCCAACAACACCCTCCACATCCGGAGCCTCTGCCACAGACGTCCAGAATAATTCGAATGAAGTCGACACCAGAAACACCACACTTCCAAGCGTTAACGAAGGTATCTTACATGTTAGATATCCCATGAAGTTTAATCATTGTAGCTCAACTTATCATATGAACTGTTAGAATAATTGACTTGAATCTTACatgttttcgttttttttaGACAAGGATGGTGGTTTGGATCCGAACATTCTTATTATAGTTGTATTATCATTGTGAGTATAGAATTAACAATTTTGATCTTGCCTTAATCTtccatcttctttttttttgaggtcacctgagtgactcaggtgacctattggaATTgattttcgtccgtcgtcgtgcatACCATCATCAGggaacaattttacatttttctcttctctttaaaaattgcaaagccaattgttaccatttttggggTGAAGCATTTCGATactaagaggaatctaaattgtaaaattcatggctctaccacccctgggacCTCATAGGTGTGGGCCATATATCCAAAAATAATCCCAATTTTCATATTGGGAAAACTAAATGCACAGTTAATGTCCATTTAAACAATAAGatatgctttctttggtgattcatgcaagatatgaaggtggtgacattgcagaaaaattttATATAACCTGCTTTTGCGggttatatacatttttcaaaatgtatataatgttaCAGAATACagttaacacatttatttaacatatttatacagcattatattttattagtacagtaaaactcgtttagtgcGAACACGAAAATAGCCA is part of the Crassostrea angulata isolate pt1a10 chromosome 3, ASM2561291v2, whole genome shotgun sequence genome and encodes:
- the LOC128175647 gene encoding uncharacterized protein LOC128175647 isoform X1 gives rise to the protein MKLIPCTGILICFVVGCSIGLVPGVQSSGETNGTETKAHVVQRGSFYCIPKKCEINHYFILCNSTDSAKPGKDECVPCGNNTFNLDRVNTGNINTPYRLPEHQICTKPECDCGPEGFIVNEHECNINGAQKNCICNANKGYCGHDYRKCVKWNGAESDIPVDWGLTPNCSIQKCEKGYSKPYVGYGACKKYTNKLTTTQPTTPSTSGASATDVQNNSNEVDTRNTTLPSVNEDKDGGLDPNILIIVVLSLVSLAVIILVYLGIKLCCRNKFDQFIQRLKNAVLNNGVNDQLNIPEEQNVNAEPSEDTSMV
- the LOC128175647 gene encoding uncharacterized protein LOC128175647 isoform X2; translated protein: MKLIPCTGILICFVVGCSIGLVPGVQSSGETNGTETKAHVVQRGSFYCIPKKCEINHYFILCNSTDSAKPGKDECVPCGNNTFNLDRVNTGNINTPYRLPEHQICTKPECDCGPEGFIVNEHECNINGAQKNCICNANKGYCGHDYRKCVKWNGAESDIPVDWGLTPNCSIQKCEKGYSKPYVGYGACKKYTNKLTTTQPTTPSTSGASATDVQNNSNEVDTRNTTLPSVNEDKDGGLDPNILIIVVLSLVSLAVIILVYLGIKLCCRNKFGVNDQLNIPEEQNVNAEPSEDTSMV